In one window of Lacticaseibacillus casei DSM 20011 = JCM 1134 = ATCC 393 DNA:
- the mutY gene encoding A/G-specific adenine glycosylase, protein MTNNKLMDWPPEKVAAFQHALLDWYDGHARTLPWRQDHDPYHVMVSELMLQQTQVQTVIPYYERFMTQFPTVEALAAAPEATVLKAWEGLGYYSRARRLQQAAKQIVNDYGGKWPQTSAELQTLAGIGPYTAGAIASISFGEVVPAIDGNAFRVFARLFKVDADIARPQTRQVFYDLIRPLIPKDRPGDFNQAVMDLGSSYMSASHPDPEHSPVRDFDASYRDGVVADYPVKTKKPRPVVHRYFALVVRSDAGYLFEQRPSTGMLADLWMFPLIDMADLEATMMSDQLDEVSRIFAASSGLALTFADLGVKQVQHTFTHQRWQMTLIGADAKAEELKFIPARWVAPKDFGKIALPTVQKKLNQALGLGDWD, encoded by the coding sequence ATGACAAACAACAAATTAATGGATTGGCCGCCAGAAAAAGTAGCGGCATTTCAACATGCACTTTTAGATTGGTATGACGGACACGCGCGAACGCTACCGTGGCGGCAAGACCACGACCCTTATCATGTGATGGTGAGCGAATTAATGCTCCAACAGACGCAAGTGCAGACAGTCATTCCGTATTACGAACGCTTCATGACACAATTTCCAACTGTCGAGGCACTAGCCGCGGCGCCGGAAGCCACAGTTTTGAAGGCTTGGGAAGGTTTAGGTTATTATTCACGGGCACGGCGCCTACAGCAGGCAGCGAAACAAATTGTGAACGATTATGGCGGAAAATGGCCGCAGACGTCAGCCGAGTTACAAACATTGGCTGGCATCGGCCCTTATACAGCCGGCGCGATTGCTTCCATTAGTTTTGGCGAAGTTGTGCCCGCCATTGACGGCAATGCGTTTCGGGTATTTGCCCGCTTGTTCAAAGTAGATGCCGATATTGCACGGCCGCAAACGCGCCAAGTGTTTTACGATCTGATTCGCCCATTAATCCCCAAAGATCGTCCTGGTGATTTCAATCAAGCCGTGATGGATCTGGGTTCAAGCTATATGTCCGCCAGTCACCCGGATCCCGAGCACTCGCCTGTGCGTGACTTTGATGCAAGTTATCGCGATGGCGTTGTGGCAGATTATCCGGTTAAAACGAAAAAACCGCGACCAGTTGTGCATCGCTATTTTGCTTTGGTCGTGCGCTCTGATGCCGGTTATTTGTTCGAACAGCGTCCTAGTACCGGGATGTTGGCAGATCTATGGATGTTTCCATTGATTGATATGGCAGATCTCGAAGCAACCATGATGAGCGATCAACTAGATGAAGTGAGCCGGATTTTTGCCGCATCATCAGGCTTGGCCTTAACTTTCGCCGATCTTGGCGTCAAACAGGTTCAGCATACGTTTACCCACCAACGCTGGCAGATGACGTTAATCGGGGCCGATGCCAAGGCCGAGGAGCTGAAGTTTATCCCTGCACGTTGGGTGGCGCCTAAGGATTTTGGCAAAATAGCACTGCCAACCGTCCAGAAGAAGTTGAATCAGGCGTTAGGACTGGGTGATTGGGATTAG
- a CDS encoding alpha/beta hydrolase, producing the protein MTFKVTKDIAYGDAPLQKLDFYEPDKPNGAAILDIHGGGWFRGEKNKEGSMAERFAALGYAVAVPNYRLAPEAFFPAARDDVLAAFSWLRDHAETKKLGVFGSSAGGSLSVDVGLAEGVPMVSWSGIFDIQQWFAAHPNVVAQPDTKTDFVNTASAKIDQGGRNDPFYKWFILNYVDADETKFPQVEPFERLTAQAGPMYLANSQEEIIPVSGIYQLGQAAATLGVPVTLQVIPGGQHAEGYLAEAWPETVAFLAQHLLKGSN; encoded by the coding sequence TTGACATTTAAAGTCACCAAAGATATTGCTTATGGCGATGCTCCTTTACAGAAACTCGATTTCTATGAGCCGGACAAACCAAATGGTGCCGCGATTCTTGATATTCATGGCGGCGGTTGGTTTCGCGGTGAAAAGAACAAGGAAGGCAGTATGGCCGAACGTTTCGCGGCGCTTGGCTATGCGGTTGCCGTTCCGAACTATCGATTAGCGCCGGAAGCCTTTTTCCCGGCAGCGCGGGATGATGTTTTAGCGGCTTTTTCGTGGTTGCGTGATCATGCCGAAACAAAAAAGCTCGGCGTGTTCGGATCGAGTGCCGGTGGTTCTCTATCGGTTGACGTTGGCTTGGCTGAAGGCGTGCCGATGGTTTCATGGTCGGGGATTTTTGACATTCAACAGTGGTTTGCGGCGCATCCAAACGTCGTGGCGCAACCTGATACCAAAACCGATTTTGTGAACACCGCGAGCGCTAAAATTGACCAAGGTGGCCGGAATGATCCATTTTACAAGTGGTTCATTTTGAATTATGTGGATGCAGATGAGACCAAGTTTCCGCAAGTCGAACCGTTTGAACGCTTGACAGCGCAGGCCGGTCCGATGTATCTGGCTAATTCACAAGAAGAGATTATTCCGGTGAGCGGCATCTATCAGCTTGGCCAGGCGGCTGCGACGTTGGGCGTGCCGGTGACATTGCAGGTCATCCCCGGCGGCCAGCATGCAGAAGGTTATCTTGCCGAAGCGTGGCCGGAGACAGTCGCATTCTTGGCGCAACATTTACTGAAGGGGTCAAATTGA
- a CDS encoding NAD(P)H-dependent oxidoreductase, translating to MKTLVVVSHPNIEKSDTQQFLKASAASLSQVVWHHLDANLPFDVAAEQQMIQEADRIVLQFPLYWYMAPASLHQWLTEVWVKQFVYDAHGGLLKGKSLGLVVSFSQPESAYQLGGQVGFSLSQFLAPYAALAEKTGLRLLAPLAIARFANQNDTEHQQLLIHYQQYLTLQHPDNFEAQAQWFINRLQEDPKTTMLADQLATQTDEIDRLRLTLHELKAGESE from the coding sequence TTGAAGACATTAGTGGTTGTTAGCCATCCGAATATTGAAAAAAGCGACACACAGCAGTTTCTAAAAGCCAGTGCCGCTTCTTTGTCGCAAGTTGTGTGGCACCATTTAGATGCGAACTTGCCGTTTGATGTCGCCGCCGAGCAGCAAATGATTCAGGAAGCTGACCGGATTGTCTTGCAGTTTCCGTTGTATTGGTACATGGCGCCGGCAAGCTTGCATCAGTGGTTGACAGAAGTTTGGGTGAAGCAATTCGTTTATGATGCACATGGTGGCCTTTTGAAAGGAAAGTCGTTGGGTCTCGTGGTGAGCTTTAGCCAACCGGAATCGGCGTATCAACTTGGCGGCCAGGTAGGGTTTAGTTTGAGCCAATTTTTGGCACCTTATGCCGCGTTGGCAGAAAAGACCGGCTTGCGGCTGTTGGCGCCATTGGCCATTGCCCGATTCGCCAACCAAAATGATACGGAACACCAGCAATTACTGATCCACTATCAGCAATATTTGACGTTGCAGCATCCTGATAACTTTGAAGCGCAGGCGCAGTGGTTTATCAATCGGCTGCAGGAAGACCCCAAGACGACCATGTTAGCTGACCAACTGGCTACACAAACCGATGAAATCGACCGCTTGCGTTTGACACTGCATGAGTTGAAGGCAGGTGAGTCTGAGTGA
- a CDS encoding HdeD family acid-resistance protein codes for MQAMFDRLQRWSWLRGLLMILIGAWILIEPNQVYHSFLWIVAAVLIVAAIPKLVDGFSAKKRSGTYSTSLFTGIVYLLVALLLPAIVMPLMSMGPFIIGIVLIVYGINKIMSARHQQQYVNVAPWPTVVYGVALIIIGAIMVINPFRTVMMVFSLFGGLLVVMGILQLFGSKQK; via the coding sequence ATGCAAGCAATGTTTGATCGTCTTCAACGGTGGTCGTGGTTACGCGGCCTGCTTATGATTCTGATCGGAGCTTGGATTTTAATTGAACCCAATCAGGTTTATCATAGTTTTCTATGGATCGTGGCCGCAGTTTTGATAGTTGCAGCCATTCCCAAGCTGGTCGACGGTTTTTCGGCTAAAAAACGTTCCGGAACTTATAGCACATCGCTTTTTACAGGCATCGTCTATCTGTTAGTAGCCCTGCTATTACCGGCGATTGTCATGCCACTGATGAGCATGGGGCCGTTTATCATCGGCATCGTGTTGATCGTTTATGGCATCAATAAAATTATGAGCGCCCGTCATCAGCAGCAATATGTAAATGTCGCACCGTGGCCAACTGTCGTCTATGGGGTTGCCCTCATCATTATCGGGGCGATCATGGTGATTAACCCATTCAGAACTGTGATGATGGTCTTCTCGCTGTTTGGCGGATTGCTGGTTGTGATGGGGATTCTGCAGTTGTTTGGTAGTAAGCAAAAATAA
- a CDS encoding type II toxin-antitoxin system RelB/DinJ family antitoxin gives MQDSGKKKVTIAVKVSQADQQRAAGIFESLGLDLATAINIFIKKSIDEGGFPFEIKDPFYSEANQAELNRRFKKVANNQGIHSRQLSENED, from the coding sequence TTGCAAGATAGTGGGAAAAAGAAAGTGACCATCGCGGTTAAGGTTAGCCAAGCCGATCAGCAGCGAGCTGCAGGAATATTTGAAAGTCTAGGCCTTGATTTAGCAACAGCTATAAACATTTTCATCAAGAAGAGTATTGATGAAGGTGGATTTCCTTTTGAGATCAAGGATCCATTTTATAGTGAAGCTAATCAGGCGGAACTTAATCGCCGTTTCAAAAAGGTCGCCAACAATCAGGGTATCCATTCTCGTCAGCTATCGGAAAATGAGGACTAA
- the thiD gene encoding bifunctional hydroxymethylpyrimidine kinase/phosphomethylpyrimidine kinase produces MANEFPQVMTIGGTDSDGSAGVQADLHSFFMRGVYGATVLTAAIAGNSYGIQDSMVMPLPFIDAQFKSLAADLKIRAAKTGMLADRALVQDIIKNWQQYDFGALVVDPVIITKHGAMLLEQDAYDAVKNDLIPLATVVTPNHYEAEHLTGMKLDTDANIEAAAHQLQDSGAKNVVLKGAHDNPEQKEVRDFVLLESGKTFWLSEPYHNTDRVNGTGDTLSAVITAEIGKGNTIEDAIRIAKRFTNQAIGHPIAVGHQYGPINHWANQIVYPQK; encoded by the coding sequence ATGGCTAATGAATTTCCGCAAGTAATGACGATTGGCGGTACGGATAGCGACGGCAGTGCCGGCGTTCAAGCCGATTTGCATAGTTTCTTTATGCGCGGTGTGTATGGTGCTACCGTTTTGACCGCTGCTATTGCCGGCAACTCCTATGGCATTCAGGACAGCATGGTGATGCCATTGCCGTTTATTGATGCCCAGTTCAAGTCCTTGGCCGCTGACCTGAAGATCCGCGCGGCCAAAACCGGGATGTTGGCTGATCGCGCTTTGGTACAGGACATTATCAAGAACTGGCAGCAATATGATTTTGGCGCGTTGGTAGTTGACCCAGTCATTATCACCAAACACGGTGCCATGTTACTGGAACAAGACGCGTACGACGCCGTCAAAAATGATCTCATCCCGCTGGCAACTGTTGTGACGCCGAATCACTACGAAGCCGAGCACCTGACCGGCATGAAGCTTGATACGGACGCCAACATCGAGGCAGCCGCGCATCAACTGCAAGATTCCGGAGCTAAGAATGTTGTTCTAAAAGGCGCACACGATAATCCTGAGCAAAAAGAAGTTCGCGACTTCGTGTTGCTGGAAAGCGGCAAAACCTTCTGGCTGAGCGAACCTTACCACAATACCGATCGGGTCAACGGCACCGGCGATACACTGTCGGCCGTCATTACCGCCGAAATCGGTAAGGGTAACACGATCGAAGACGCCATTCGCATTGCCAAACGCTTTACGAACCAGGCGATCGGTCATCCCATTGCCGTTGGTCACCAATATGGTCCGATTAATCACTGGGCCAATCAGATCGTTTATCCGCAAAAATGA